One stretch of Halobaculum marinum DNA includes these proteins:
- a CDS encoding FAD-binding oxidoreductase, which produces MAPETDDRPHHDVSFLADLDLVGEVSLGTSDRDEHATDWGTDEADAVRPDAVVYPESTADVAAVVAAANERGVPVTAYAAGTGLESNAAPLHAGISMDMTRMDAIHEIRPDDLQVDVGPGAIGADVDEAVARHGLFFPPLPSSGDISTIGGMIATDASGMRTVKYGEVADWLLELEVVLADGSVTTVGSKAAKTSAGYNLKDLIVGSEGTLAIVTRATLELAGRPEQIKGGRAVFPTLDDATAAISDAVTAGVDVAKIELFDAETAMLANAYSDAALPERPMVFVEFHANHGIDDEIAFCRTVFEAHNVEQFEMASGERMDELWQARKDITYAAEAYDPDREMGQPGDVTVPIGSYPEMIRAVKDVAAEYDLFVPCFGHAGDGNLHYFVLRDPDDPEEVARAEAAYGELVERALELGGTATGEHGIGAGKRKYLEPEHGAAAVGAMRAIKQALDPRGTLNPGKVVPDER; this is translated from the coding sequence ATGGCACCCGAGACCGACGACCGACCCCACCACGACGTGTCGTTCCTCGCCGACCTCGACCTCGTCGGGGAGGTGAGCCTCGGGACGTCCGACCGCGACGAGCACGCGACCGACTGGGGGACCGACGAGGCCGACGCGGTGCGGCCGGACGCCGTCGTCTACCCCGAGTCGACGGCGGACGTGGCGGCGGTCGTCGCCGCCGCGAACGAGCGCGGCGTCCCCGTCACGGCGTACGCCGCCGGCACCGGACTGGAGTCGAACGCCGCGCCGCTCCACGCCGGCATCAGCATGGACATGACGCGGATGGACGCGATCCACGAGATCCGCCCCGACGACCTCCAGGTCGACGTGGGGCCGGGCGCCATCGGCGCCGACGTGGACGAGGCGGTCGCGAGACACGGCCTGTTCTTCCCGCCGCTCCCCTCGTCGGGCGACATCTCCACTATCGGCGGGATGATCGCCACCGACGCCTCGGGGATGCGGACGGTGAAGTACGGCGAGGTGGCCGACTGGCTCTTGGAACTGGAGGTCGTCCTCGCCGACGGGTCGGTGACGACCGTCGGCTCAAAGGCCGCCAAGACCTCCGCCGGCTACAACCTGAAGGACTTGATCGTCGGCAGCGAGGGCACCCTCGCCATCGTCACGCGCGCGACGCTCGAACTCGCGGGTCGCCCCGAGCAGATCAAAGGCGGGCGCGCCGTCTTCCCGACGCTCGACGACGCGACGGCGGCCATCTCCGACGCGGTCACCGCCGGCGTCGACGTGGCGAAGATCGAGTTGTTCGACGCCGAGACGGCGATGCTGGCGAACGCCTACAGCGACGCCGCGCTCCCCGAGCGCCCGATGGTGTTCGTCGAGTTCCACGCCAACCACGGCATCGACGACGAAATCGCGTTCTGCCGCACCGTGTTCGAGGCCCACAACGTCGAGCAGTTCGAGATGGCCTCCGGCGAACGCATGGACGAGTTGTGGCAGGCGCGCAAGGACATCACCTACGCCGCGGAGGCGTACGACCCCGACCGCGAGATGGGCCAACCGGGCGACGTGACCGTCCCCATCGGCTCGTACCCCGAGATGATCCGGGCGGTGAAGGACGTCGCCGCCGAGTACGACCTGTTCGTCCCCTGTTTCGGCCACGCCGGCGACGGCAACCTCCACTACTTCGTCCTGCGCGACCCGGACGACCCCGAGGAGGTCGCACGCGCGGAGGCGGCCTACGGCGAGTTGGTGGAGCGCGCACTCGAACTGGGCGGCACCGCGACCGGCGAGCACGGCATCGGCGCGGGGAAGCGGAAGTACCTCGAACCGGAGCACGGCGCGGCCGCGGTCGGGGCGATGCGAGCGATCAAGCAGGCGCTCGACCCCCGCGGCACCCTCAACCCCGGGAAGGTCGTGCCGGACGAGCGCTGA
- a CDS encoding phosphoribosylaminoimidazolesuccinocarboxamide synthase, giving the protein MTSVKEFIVESEPDDERLGAGRFAFTDDYSVFDWGKMPDTIPGKGASLCTMGAFNFELLEEAGVPTHYRGVGPDAEPLSAVEEAPRELAIDLATVPDLPFVDGAYDYDAFHAEAREAAGYVVPLEIVFRNTVPVGSSLRSRVDPRDVGIDRAEWPDEPVDLPTPRVEFSTKYEEQDRYLDAEEAERIAGAAPLPELNQVAREVNDIVTERAAEAGFVHEDGKIECVYADGEVRVADVVGTFDENRFAYDGQEVSKEVVRQHYKRVAPDWVDAVGEAKARADEEGVADWKALCSAKPPALDADVVERVADMYAAGTNAYTDTDWFDAPAVADAVDAVRDL; this is encoded by the coding sequence ATGACGAGCGTCAAGGAGTTCATCGTCGAGTCGGAGCCGGACGACGAGAGACTCGGCGCCGGCCGGTTCGCCTTCACCGACGACTACTCCGTCTTCGACTGGGGGAAGATGCCCGACACGATCCCAGGCAAGGGGGCGTCTCTGTGCACGATGGGCGCGTTCAACTTCGAGTTGCTGGAGGAGGCGGGCGTCCCGACGCACTACCGCGGGGTCGGCCCCGACGCGGAGCCGCTGTCGGCGGTCGAGGAGGCGCCGCGAGAACTCGCCATCGACCTCGCGACGGTGCCGGACCTCCCGTTCGTCGACGGCGCGTACGACTACGACGCCTTCCACGCCGAGGCGCGCGAGGCGGCGGGCTACGTCGTCCCGCTCGAAATCGTGTTCCGCAACACCGTCCCCGTCGGGTCCAGTCTCCGCTCGCGGGTCGACCCGCGCGACGTGGGGATCGACCGCGCCGAGTGGCCCGACGAACCCGTGGACCTGCCGACCCCGCGCGTCGAGTTCTCCACGAAGTACGAGGAACAGGACCGCTACCTCGACGCCGAGGAAGCCGAACGGATCGCCGGCGCCGCGCCGCTGCCGGAGTTGAACCAGGTCGCACGCGAGGTGAACGACATCGTCACCGAGCGCGCCGCCGAGGCTGGCTTCGTCCACGAGGACGGCAAGATCGAGTGCGTGTACGCAGACGGCGAGGTGCGCGTCGCCGACGTGGTCGGCACGTTCGACGAGAACCGCTTCGCGTACGACGGTCAGGAGGTGTCGAAGGAGGTCGTCCGCCAGCACTACAAGCGCGTCGCGCCCGACTGGGTCGACGCCGTGGGGGAGGCGAAAGCGCGCGCCGACGAGGAGGGCGTCGCCGACTGGAAGGCGCTGTGCTCGGCGAAGCCGCCGGCGCTCGACGCCGACGTGGTGGAGCGCGTCGCCGACATGTACGCCGCGGGGACGAACGCCTACACCGACACCGACTGGTTCGACGCGCCGGCCGTCGCCGACGCGGTCGACGCCGTCCGCGACCTCTGA
- a CDS encoding formyltetrahydrofolate deformylase, with protein sequence MDTADRPNPRRWDTEIVVVGDDATGLVARVTSLLFERGCNIEDLDQDVRDGVFRMRLHADTDGMVCKPETLEEDLTDLGDELGVDIRVRLADADAARKAALLVTKEEHAPRAVLEACEDGTLDAEVPVMIGNHSTLRSLAEEYDVPFVDVGDEKGSHDERELLRVLDEYDVDCLVLARFMRILSPEVVFRYEGRIVNVHPSLLPAYPGAEAYRQAVEGGARVHGATAHYVTTDLDQGPIIAQRAFRVDPDDDPDDLKARGQPLEAEALVAGLQAHLDDAVVVRRGRTHFREGVDPEAYDLGGVAAFPE encoded by the coding sequence ATGGATACGGCCGACCGTCCGAATCCGAGGCGTTGGGACACCGAGATCGTCGTCGTCGGGGACGACGCGACCGGACTGGTCGCCCGTGTGACCTCGCTGCTGTTCGAGCGTGGGTGTAACATCGAGGACCTCGACCAGGACGTGCGCGACGGCGTGTTCCGGATGCGCCTGCACGCCGACACCGACGGGATGGTGTGCAAGCCCGAGACGCTGGAGGAGGACCTCACCGATCTGGGCGACGAACTCGGCGTCGACATCCGCGTCCGCCTCGCCGACGCCGACGCGGCGCGCAAGGCGGCGCTGTTGGTGACGAAAGAGGAGCACGCCCCGCGCGCGGTGCTGGAGGCGTGCGAGGACGGAACCCTCGACGCCGAGGTGCCGGTGATGATCGGCAACCACTCGACGCTCCGGTCGCTCGCCGAGGAGTACGACGTGCCGTTCGTCGACGTCGGCGACGAGAAGGGCTCCCACGACGAGCGCGAACTGCTGCGCGTCCTCGACGAGTACGACGTCGACTGTCTCGTGCTCGCGCGGTTCATGCGCATCCTCTCGCCGGAGGTCGTGTTCCGCTACGAGGGCCGCATCGTCAACGTCCACCCGTCGCTCTTACCGGCGTACCCCGGCGCGGAGGCGTACCGCCAGGCCGTCGAGGGCGGCGCGCGCGTCCACGGCGCGACCGCACATTACGTGACGACGGACCTCGACCAGGGGCCGATCATCGCCCAGCGGGCGTTCCGCGTCGACCCCGACGACGACCCCGACGACCTGAAGGCGCGCGGCCAACCGCTGGAGGCCGAAGCGCTCGTCGCCGGGTTGCAAGCGCACCTCGACGACGCGGTCGTCGTCCGGCGCGGGCGCACCCACTTCCGCGAGGGCGTCGACCCCGAGGCCTACGACCTCGGTGGCGTCGCCGCGTTCCCCGAGTGA
- the purS gene encoding phosphoribosylformylglycinamidine synthase subunit PurS: MTGYTATVTVRLKHGVLDPEAETTQQALERLGFDLEDLRSADRFEIDLDAADADAARERASEMADRLLANPTIHDYEVAVEERE, from the coding sequence ATGACCGGCTACACCGCCACGGTGACGGTCCGCCTGAAGCACGGCGTGCTCGACCCGGAGGCCGAGACGACACAGCAGGCGCTGGAGCGCCTCGGCTTCGACCTCGAGGACCTGCGCTCGGCAGACCGCTTCGAGATCGATCTGGACGCCGCCGACGCCGACGCGGCGCGCGAGCGCGCCAGCGAGATGGCCGACCGCCTGCTCGCGAACCCGACCATCCACGACTACGAGGTGGCGGTCGAGGAACGCGAATGA
- the purQ gene encoding phosphoribosylformylglycinamidine synthase I, which produces MISVIQFGGSNCDRDAVAALAHLGIEAERVWHEDGLPADTDGIVVPGGFSYGDYLRAGAMAARTPIMAEVREAAEAGTPVLGVCNGAQIGCETGLTEGAFTTNKSARFQCEHVFLRVERADTPWTAAYDEGDVIEVPIAHGEGRFEIREDRLETLESEDRVLFRYCDADGNVTDEANPNGSTANVAGILGARETVAVMMPHPERATLPDIGGTDGQGVLRAFAE; this is translated from the coding sequence ATGATCTCCGTGATCCAGTTCGGTGGCTCGAACTGCGACCGCGACGCCGTCGCCGCGCTCGCGCACCTCGGCATCGAGGCCGAGCGCGTCTGGCACGAGGACGGCCTCCCGGCCGACACCGACGGTATCGTCGTCCCCGGCGGCTTCTCCTACGGCGACTACCTCCGCGCCGGCGCGATGGCCGCCCGGACACCGATCATGGCCGAAGTCCGCGAGGCCGCCGAGGCGGGGACGCCGGTGCTCGGCGTCTGCAACGGCGCCCAGATCGGCTGTGAGACGGGGCTGACGGAAGGCGCGTTCACGACGAACAAGTCGGCGCGGTTCCAGTGTGAACACGTGTTCCTCCGCGTCGAACGCGCGGACACGCCGTGGACGGCCGCCTACGACGAGGGCGACGTGATCGAGGTGCCCATCGCCCACGGCGAGGGGCGCTTCGAGATCCGCGAGGACCGACTGGAGACGCTGGAGTCGGAGGACCGCGTCCTCTTCCGCTACTGCGACGCCGACGGCAACGTGACCGACGAGGCGAACCCCAACGGCTCGACGGCGAACGTCGCGGGCATCCTCGGCGCCCGCGAGACGGTCGCGGTGATGATGCCCCACCCCGAGCGCGCGACGCTGCCCGACATCGGCGGCACCGACGGACAGGGCGTGCTCCGCGCGTTCGCGGAGTAG